AAAAAATAATGATTTTGAATCCAATAAATAATAAAGAAACGAAAATTTATACCACAATTCAAGTTCAACTATGACCTTTCACCTATTTTTTTGTACGGTAATAAGTTAAAATAACAACTATATGAGAAGAGCTTTTATAAGGAAGTGACTTTATGCAGCTGGGAAAAAGAATCTATGTATACCGAAAGCTCCATAATTATACGCTGCACCGGCTGACAGGTGATAAGATTTCCACTGCTCATTTAAGCAAAATAGAAAACAATTACAGAATTCCCGGGCGTCATATTCTGAAATCTTTATCAGAAAAGCTGGAACTCCCAGAATCTTTCCTGCAGGATAGTAGTGTAAAAGACGCGGAAGTCCATTCCATACTTTCTCAAATCCATCTTTTTATTATTCAGGATATGGAAAAAGCCGACCCTTTAATCCATATGATCGATTTACACTATTACGAATATTTGGCATGTATAGAACAGGAAGTTTATTTCCTGCTTCTTAAAGCTGCCTATTATTATAAGAATGACCAAAATGACCAAGCTTTACATTTATATGAACACTACTTAGTTCATTATTTAGCCGATGCAGATTATTCTGCTTGGCCGCTTTTTTTAAAAGGGGCTTATTATTATTTCTTTGGTATCCATTACTATCAGTTAGGAGATTATGATCAAAGCTTTCACAGCTACAAATCCTATTTGGAAGTCACTGACTCCCTGCCTGTAAAAGCGGCTCTTACTTATAATCTCGGGTTCCTTTCCAGAATAAAAGGGGAAAACGACACAGCCCTTAATTATTGTAAACAAGCCCTGAGCTACTACGATATCTTAAAACTCCCTAAGGACCAAAGTATGACCTATAATCTAGTTGGTGTCATTCACTGGAGCCAGGAAAATTATGCAGAAGCGATGAATTATTTAGAAAAAGCGGAAACTCTCTCATTGCAAACAGAAGATAAGAATCTCCTTGCGCAAATTTACCATAACAAGGCGATTATTCTGCGAAAACAACAGCTTGAAGAACAGGCCATCCCCTATTTGGAAAAGACTTTACAATTGAAAAAGAGCCAAAATAAAAACCCGATGATTACTTATCACACGTTATGCAGAAATTATCTTGCCCTGGGAAAATTAGAAAAAGCGAAAGAAACCTTCAAAGAAGCTGAAGATTACATCCGCAATGACATGGATTATTATAAATTACTTGATTCATTTCTAGATTATTATAAATATACAAACGAGCAGGCTCTCTATGAAAAAGGCTTAATGGATTGCATCGATTTTTTTAAAGAGAAAACGAACAATGATCTCTTAAAATCCCAATACAAGAAGCTTGGTTATTACTATTATGAAAACAACAAATACAAACGCGCCTCGGAATGCTTCTTATCCTTACTGGAATTGAATGAAAGCAATTAATCAAACGTTTGTTTAACACAGAACAGCTTCTGGCAGAATAACAGCCGCTCTCCTAGAAGGAGAACGGCAGCACTGCTTAGCTGAATAATGAATTTACAAAGCTGCTTAAAGAAGCAAAAAAGCTCTTAATTGCAGAGGTAAGTTTGTTCCAAAAACCATCATCATTCATTAGGTTCTGAAGACTTCCAGTTAAATCATCTAATTGACTTCTAACTTTGTCGAAGTCGATGTTTAAATTTCTCATTTGCTCAAATAAATCAACTAGTCTCTGTCTGTCTTCGGGACTTAACTGAATATTTAACTGGTTCAGCTGGTCTTTTACAATCTGCTCTACTTCTTCTTTCGTTGCCGGGTTTTGTTCGGCAATCTGTTTTTTTATTTCCGTAAGAAGCTGGCTTACTTTTTCCTGATCGACCCCTTCTTTGTCAGCAATGGATGTTGCAACATCCAGTTCGTCACTAGCAACCTTCATACGATCCTTGTCCAGCTTGACTCCTTTAGCATCGTAAGCCTTATAGATTCCTGTTAAGGCGGAATGACCGCTCACTTTAACAGATGAAGCAACTAATACGTCCGCATTTTCCACTCCGGCAGTAAGTAAAGCATTGGTGTACATTTCTTTCGTCACTTGAGTAATATTTTCTGGTGTCACAATATCAATATTAAGTCCGTTACCATCTTCTTTGTGAATTATTTTCACTGATGAATACATATTTGAATTTGGATTTCCGCCGATGTATTTGGCAATATCCTGACCCGTAACAGTAAATTCATCTACCTGTTCATGCTGATCTACTTCCAGAAGCTTCGCTACCTCTTCTTTCTGAGATTGAGATAAAGCTTCTCCATAAACAACAATTGGCAAGCCAAGCTTTTCATTGATCCCCTGGTCGTTCGTGGAAGCAAAACTGATGCCAGGAAAAACAGAACCTGCCAGCACTACAACAGATAAGAAAAACAACGCAATCTTCTTATTCAATCCTCTCGACCCCTTTGATAGATTCATCACTCCATTTAATCTTAGGAACAGAGTGAGTTATGATAAAACTTAGGAAACTTTATTAAGGATACTGTATTGATTATACGATAAAAATTCAAGAGAAGTTTCATCTTGTTGATAATTTTACAAAGGAAGTGCACAAGAAATGGCCATTTTGAAGAAAATCGGGCTTTACATTTTTGCGGCTGGCTTTTTTTTCGCTGGTGTCGCTCACTTTATTTATGATGAGGGATTTGCCCAAATGCTCCCGGATTGGACTCCTATTCGACTTGAAATTGTGTATATGTCAGCGATTACCGAATGGCTCCTGTCTCTGCTTCTTGTTTTTCCGCAGACGCGAAGAGCAGCAGGCATTGCTACCGCTGTGTTTCTCATTGCTGTGCTGCCTGCCAACATCTATGCTGCCATTTACGGAATCCCGGCTCCATGGAGTAATGAGACAAGTGAGCTGGCGCTTTGGATCCGCCCTTTTTTCCAGCCTATTCTCATCTGGTGGGTGCTCGTAGTGTCTAAGGATTCGAACTCCTTTTAACCGTTTGATACAATGGGGACAGTTTAAATAGGAGGGATTTCATGCGCCTGGAAAATAAAAAAGTAATTGCGCTGGTAAGTAAAGACTTCGAAGATTTGGAACTTTGGTATCCTGTGCTCCGTTTACAGGAAGAAGGAGCGGAAGTCCACCTTGTTGGAGAAGAGGCGGGTAAGGAATACCCTGGTAAATACGGTGTCCCAGCCGTATCGGACTATGCATTTGCAGATATTAACCCAGCCGATTACGATGGAATTCTCGTTCCTGGAGGCTGGTCTCCCGATAAACTGCGCCGCTACTCTGAAGTGATTGCCATGGTTCGACACATGAATGACCATGAAAAGCCAATTGGACAGATCTGCCACGCAGGATGGGTGTTGATTTCTGCAGGAATTCTGGAAGGCAGGAATGTGACGAGTACACCGGGCATTAAGGATGATATGACAAATGCGGGGGCAGTATGGCATAACGAGCCCGTCGTAAAGGATGGACACCTCATTTCTGCCAGACGTCCACCTGACCTCCCACCATATGCAAAAGCTTTTGCTGATCTCTTAGCCGATTAGAACGGCATAGACGCAGGATCTTTCAAGGAGTGAGAACCCTTTCACTCCTGCCGGCAAGGAAAAAAGCTTTCGGAAAAACACAATCTTCTCCACAACACTGAAAAGCACTCCCGTCTAAAGAGACATGGAGTGCTTTTTTTAGTCTTCCAGAGCTTTTCCAGCTAACATTCGTAATACAGCGTCATCCATAGGAGGGTTATGAAGCCCGGCTCTTACATCACGGTAATATTTTTCAAAAGGATATTTTTTGGACAACCCTCTCCCGCCTGCAATTCTCATAGCTAAATCTACTACATCATTAGCCGCATTAGTCACAGCCAATTTCACAGTGGCAAGTTCGGATCCCATATATCTGCGATTTTCCGGTTCTTCATCCCATTTCCTTGCAGTAGCGTACATAAAGCTATGTGCTTGAATAAGCTTCCATTCCATCTCGCCAATTTTATCCTGAATATGAGCGGTTTCGGAAATCGGAGTATCCAGACTGTTCGGCTGAAAGGATTTAGCAAATTCAATCGCATCGTTCCGTGCTGCTACCGCTATGCCTAAGTAGCAGGCAGGAATATGAAGTAGCCATCCCTTAGGAGCAGGCTTCCCTTCCCCTTTCATTTCCACGAGACTTTCCACGTCCAGCTCTACTTCCTCTAATACAAGGTCATGGCTGGCTGTGCCGCGCATACCTAGCGTATCCCAGGTTTTATCTACCCGGATGCCTGGCTGATGACGATCAATGAGAAACCACCCTACCTGATCTAAATCCTCTACATAAGCAGAAACAATATAGTAGTCCAATTGTTCCGCCATTGAAGTAAACGTTTTTCTCCCTGTGACCACGTAGATATCCCCGCTGCGTACAGCTTTCGTCTCTGGAATTCCTCCTCTTGTTGGACTTCCAGTAGCAGGCTCACTGGCCGCACGGTTGACTACCTTTTGATCACCTGCTATTTCTTTTGCCAGCTTTTCAAACTGACTTTTCTTCCAGAGCTGCTCTTCATTCAACTCCATGACAATTCCCAGGTGCCAGCCAATGGATAAAGCTGCTGCCCCATCCCCTTCAGCTATTTTTTCCTGCAAAAGTAATAGTTCATAAAGAGAAATATCTTCTCCACCATAATTCAATGGAAGACTCAGTGAAGGGTACTTTTCACCTTTTATTACTCGTAACGTTTCCGGGGAAAAGTCTGCATCACGGTCAGTAACCTTCACTTGAGCTTTCGCTGTTTCAGCTATTTTAGCCGCTTTTTCGAATAAGCGATGCTGCCGATCATTTTTGATCCATTGATTAAAAATATCCTTCACTGCTTTCACTCCCTATCCTTCTACTCTATTTAAATCATATAAAACGAGTAGGAATTAAACCAGTTATCAGCTTACAGTGATATACATTCTTATTAAATAATAGGTTTGTTCCCTTATACTCTTCAGATTACACCTGATAAATAAATGGTAAAAAAGATAAATTCCATACTAAAAAAGCTGCCGATTCTTTCTCGACAGCTTAGATAGCATTTACTTGTTCACGTACGTATCGATTGAAGTGCTTGTTTCACGGTAGCAAAGGTTTTTAAAGAAAGCTCACTGAAATCTGCATAAGGTGCGCTTTGAATCGCGAAGTTTGGTTTGATACCGGTGATAATCATG
This Halobacillus salinarum DNA region includes the following protein-coding sequences:
- a CDS encoding helix-turn-helix domain-containing protein, which codes for MQLGKRIYVYRKLHNYTLHRLTGDKISTAHLSKIENNYRIPGRHILKSLSEKLELPESFLQDSSVKDAEVHSILSQIHLFIIQDMEKADPLIHMIDLHYYEYLACIEQEVYFLLLKAAYYYKNDQNDQALHLYEHYLVHYLADADYSAWPLFLKGAYYYFFGIHYYQLGDYDQSFHSYKSYLEVTDSLPVKAALTYNLGFLSRIKGENDTALNYCKQALSYYDILKLPKDQSMTYNLVGVIHWSQENYAEAMNYLEKAETLSLQTEDKNLLAQIYHNKAIILRKQQLEEQAIPYLEKTLQLKKSQNKNPMITYHTLCRNYLALGKLEKAKETFKEAEDYIRNDMDYYKLLDSFLDYYKYTNEQALYEKGLMDCIDFFKEKTNNDLLKSQYKKLGYYYYENNKYKRASECFLSLLELNESN
- a CDS encoding DUF1002 domain-containing protein; the protein is MNKKIALFFLSVVVLAGSVFPGISFASTNDQGINEKLGLPIVVYGEALSQSQKEEVAKLLEVDQHEQVDEFTVTGQDIAKYIGGNPNSNMYSSVKIIHKEDGNGLNIDIVTPENITQVTKEMYTNALLTAGVENADVLVASSVKVSGHSALTGIYKAYDAKGVKLDKDRMKVASDELDVATSIADKEGVDQEKVSQLLTEIKKQIAEQNPATKEEVEQIVKDQLNQLNIQLSPEDRQRLVDLFEQMRNLNIDFDKVRSQLDDLTGSLQNLMNDDGFWNKLTSAIKSFFASLSSFVNSLFS
- a CDS encoding DoxX family protein, which gives rise to MAILKKIGLYIFAAGFFFAGVAHFIYDEGFAQMLPDWTPIRLEIVYMSAITEWLLSLLLVFPQTRRAAGIATAVFLIAVLPANIYAAIYGIPAPWSNETSELALWIRPFFQPILIWWVLVVSKDSNSF
- a CDS encoding type 1 glutamine amidotransferase domain-containing protein: MRLENKKVIALVSKDFEDLELWYPVLRLQEEGAEVHLVGEEAGKEYPGKYGVPAVSDYAFADINPADYDGILVPGGWSPDKLRRYSEVIAMVRHMNDHEKPIGQICHAGWVLISAGILEGRNVTSTPGIKDDMTNAGAVWHNEPVVKDGHLISARRPPDLPPYAKAFADLLAD
- a CDS encoding acyl-CoA dehydrogenase family protein codes for the protein MKAVKDIFNQWIKNDRQHRLFEKAAKIAETAKAQVKVTDRDADFSPETLRVIKGEKYPSLSLPLNYGGEDISLYELLLLQEKIAEGDGAAALSIGWHLGIVMELNEEQLWKKSQFEKLAKEIAGDQKVVNRAASEPATGSPTRGGIPETKAVRSGDIYVVTGRKTFTSMAEQLDYYIVSAYVEDLDQVGWFLIDRHQPGIRVDKTWDTLGMRGTASHDLVLEEVELDVESLVEMKGEGKPAPKGWLLHIPACYLGIAVAARNDAIEFAKSFQPNSLDTPISETAHIQDKIGEMEWKLIQAHSFMYATARKWDEEPENRRYMGSELATVKLAVTNAANDVVDLAMRIAGGRGLSKKYPFEKYYRDVRAGLHNPPMDDAVLRMLAGKALED
- a CDS encoding STAS domain-containing protein; this encodes MSQLLELMGTSMIITGIKPNFAIQSAPYADFSELSLKTFATVKQALQSIRT